TCATCCCCGTCATGCACGGCTTGAGCGCCTCCCACGGCGTCCCCTCGATTGCCTTGTAGACCAGCGTGTTCTTCGCCACAATGAGCTTGGTGGTCTCCGGCAGGACTTTCCGGAGGTCCTGGAATTGCTTTACGGTGAGGCCCTTGTAGCGGATACCGGCCATGAGGTGGCAGTTCTCGAGATTTTCCTTGATGGTTTCGACGGTCTGTTCCTTTTTGGTGCGGGAGATGGCGGAGCGGATTGTGGGgaggcggtggtggtggtggtggtggtggcgggtGGGGCgggaggtgagggagagaaatgAGTTGGTGGAGGGTCGGGCCAGGAGGgatttgggttgggtttgggttAGGGAGGGTGATGGGGGTTTGGAGCAAGggaagctgaagagagtggctTCCATGGTCGCAGAATATGAATTGAGAAGCGAGAGTGTGCTTTTGGGGCTTTTCCTTATCTTATCCGTCCAATTTTTGGGAAGGGGTAGGGACCGTAGGGTGGGAAAATTATGTGAGCAACAATGTGGACATTTGAGAAAGTTCCTCAAGTTTTAGGTAATTCACTTGAAACCCAATTCCCaatttttatgaaaaactatttCCAAAGAGGGGTGGGTATAAAAACCGTCGTACTGGAAAATCGAATTGAACCGtgagaaagaaaactaaaaaaaaaatgtgttgacCAAAAAAGTTAAAAGCAGGTAAAAAATGATTGGTTTCAATTCCGATTTTGAAGGGAATTACTTGTTCCCAATTAGTATACAAAACTATTTCCAAATTCAAACAACTTCAGAGACGGAAAATACTCGGTTCCTTCTAGTAGAAAAATCACTATTTGACATATACGTAGAAATTTTTTTGCTAATTAATGAGTTATTTTAACATAGACGGTCACATGTAATGAGGAATATATCCTTACACAATAGTGTTCTTTAGAGAAACTCTTATAGTCCTAAAAAGCTCAAGTCTTTTTCGCTTATTTTCATCTTTGGTGATTGATTTGTATAATTAGGCCTTCAACGGGTCGGAAATTTTGAGTATGATGTCTAAATTAGAATCAAACTCATACAGTAGTCCGGAAAAATTGAATCCAATATAAGTGTTTCCAATTGTTGAGTATAATACATGCGTCCCGTGAGTTTGATTCATATAAAATAGTGGCCCTCAATTTTTAAACTCACACCATTACAACTTTATGAGGACTTAAGATTGTTTGGGCCAATAAGGCATGGATTCCAACAGTCTGTAAATACACAAGTAAAAATATGACAAAATGTAGTTTGTGAAGGAAACTACAACGAATTAGACACTTGAACTAGTTCACCAATTTTACAGAGAGCAACCTTTAAGCTACAATAAACCAGAATTTGACATATTTTCCCTACGATGAAAATCCTCTAcgaaaacaaatacaaaaaaaggATCAATCCCATCGCGGCGAGACCATCCTGTGCTCGAAAAAGATCCTCCGAAACTAGAAAAAGCTAACCACACTCTCAAATCTCAACAAGGATTCAGAGGCCCGAATACATAAAAGTGAAAAGTTATTTGAAACTATATTAATATGTCAGCGGTAATACCGTGCATCACAAATCAAACTGCGCTTCTGCTTAGCAACTCCAAAAGCTCAGCCTTCTTCATCTTCGAAAACCCTTTTACACCTCGAGATTTTGCTATTACCCTCAATTCTGGCAGCTTCAATGTACTCAAGTCCCTACTTTCAACAAGTTCTCCTTCGTACTCATTGCCTTCAATAAGAGTTTCTTCAGGAACTGAAATCTCATCTTCTGAGGTCTGGTCCTCTAACAGTTG
This genomic interval from Malus domestica chromosome 05, GDT2T_hap1 contains the following:
- the LOC103409134 gene encoding large ribosomal subunit protein uL10c-like, with product MEATLFSFPCSKPPSPSLTQTQPKSLLARPSTNSFLSLTSRPTRHHHHHHHRLPTIRSAISRTKKEQTVETIKENLENCHLMAGIRYKGLTVKQFQDLRKVLPETTKLIVAKNTLVYKAIEGTPWEALKPCMTGMNAWLFVHSEEIPPAIKPYRDFQKEKKLDSNDFTGAVFEGKFYGPGDFKQLETMPTRAEIYAKLLGTLNSPASSLVGTIQAPARELVMLLKAYVQKLEEEGGGGQ